The following proteins come from a genomic window of Sorghum bicolor cultivar BTx623 chromosome 3, Sorghum_bicolor_NCBIv3, whole genome shotgun sequence:
- the LOC8059187 gene encoding potassium channel KAT4, whose product MARRRAGPETGSWTLSSNLLPALGEVSSPSVGNNTINPCDCRYRWWQASLIVLVLYSAWSSPFELALEKAATTPLLVVDLIVDVFFAVDIAVSFFVAYFHRSVNLFVDDRRKIATRYLTRPSFAMDVASTIPFHVIYRLVSGRSTGFRYLNLLRLWRLQRVSKLFARLEKDIRLDYFYTRLIKLCGVTLLAVHSSACIFLWMAFHHHGHGDEDEDSAAHTWLGSQVRDFRGRSVWVSYTYAVYWSTATLATVGYGDVHAVNPGEMVFATCYMLFNIGLTSYIIGNMTSLVVHAATNTFEMRDVVRRVSAFVSANRLPPELRAQMMASAQLRFSTGEVIQQQLLSDLPAALRSRVAHHLFRDSVQRCYLFQGVSNDLVLQLVSEMRAEYFPPNADIVLQKVTSTDCYIIVSGAVDVLATAADGTEKLVMKMGAHGMAGEMGVILGVPQPFTVRSSRLTQAVCISHTRLLQILRSNTADANTVYANFVQHLKSLKEEVAADAQLFEEILSKTSMDELQIGAIFQKQHQNGDSGARMVPSQNQNPSFGTEQHEETAPCMSPRRHRGLRVVIHDSFPSDGAEKHRSRAAGKLVLLPDSLQELMKVAEAKFGKAARRVLTVDGAEVDDVAVLRDGDHLVLSW is encoded by the exons ATGGCAAGAAGAAGAGCAGGGCCAGAGACAGGAAGCTGGACACTGTCGAGCAACCTTCTCCCGGCGCTCGGCGAGGTCTCCTCACCTTCCGTCGGGAACAACACCATCAACCCTTGCGACTGCCGTTACAG GTGGTGGCAGGCGTCCCTGATCGTGCTGGTGCTGTACTCAGCGTGGTCGTCGCCGTTCGAGCTGGCTCTCGAGAAGGCCGCCACCACGCCGCTTCTCGTCGTGGACCTGATCGTCGACGTGTTCTTCGCCGTCGACATCGCCGTCTCCTTCTTCGTCGCATACTTCCACAGATCCGTCAATCTCTTCGTCGACGACCGCAGGAAGATCGCGACCAG GTACCTCACACGGCCATCGTTCGCAATGGACGTGGCCTCGACGATCCCGTTCCACGTAATCTACCGGCTGGTGAGCGGCAGGAGCACTGGATTCAGATACCTCAATCTTCTCCGGCTGTGGAGACTACAGCGCGTCAGTAAGCTCTTTGCGAG GTTGGAGAAGGACATACGGTTGGACTATTTCTACACCAGGCTCATCAAACTCTGCGGCGTGACGTTGCTGGCGGTGCACTCGTCGGCGTGCATCTTCCTGTGGATGGCGTTCCACCACCACGGGCAcggggacgaggacgaggactcgGCAGCGCACACCTGGCTCGGCAGCCAGGTGCGCGACTTCCGGGGCCGCAGCGTCTGGGTCAGCTACACGTACGCGGTGTACTGGTCCACCGCCACGCTCGCCACCGTCGGGTACGGCGACGTGCACGCCGTGAACCCCGGCGAGATGGTGTTCGCCACCTGCTACATGCTCTTCAACATCGGCCTCACCTCATACATCATCGGCAACATGACCAGCCTCGTCGTCCACGCCGCCACCAACACCTTCGAGATGAGGGACGTGGTGCGGCGCGTCTCGGCGTTCGTGAGCGCGAACCGGCTGCCGCCGGAGCTGAGAGCGCAGATGATGGCGAGCGCGCAGCTCAGGTTCAGCACCGGGGAGGTGATCCAGCAGCAGCTGCTGTCCGACCTGCCCGCGGCGCTCAGGTCCCGGGTCGCGCACCACCTCTTCAGGGACTCGGTCCAGCGCTGCTACCTGTTTCAGGGAGTCTCCAACGACCTCGTCCTGCAGCTG GTTTCAGAGATGAGGGCAGAGTATTTCCCTCCAAACGCTGACATTGTCCTCCAGAAGGTGACCTCGACAGACTGCTACATCATCGTGTCCGGCGCAGTG GACGTGTTAGCGACTGCTGCTGACGGAACAGAGAAG CTGGTGATGAAGATGGGGGCACACGGCATGGCAGGGGAAATGGGCGTCATTTTGGGCGTCCCGCAGCCGTTCACCGTCCGTAGCAGCAGGCTCACGCAGGCCGTGTGCATCAGCCACACCCGTCTTCTGCAGATCCTCCGTTCCAACACTGCAGATGCCAACACCGTTTACGCCAATTTTGTTCAGCACCTCAAGTCTCTCAAGGAAGAAGTTGCAGCGGATGCGCAGCTTTTCGAGGAAATCCTTTCCAAAACAAGCATG GATGAGCTTCAGATCGGGGCCATTTTTCAGAAGCAGCATCAGAACGGTGATAGCGGCGCCAGGATGGTTCCAAGCCAGAATCAGAATCCCAGCTTTGGCACCGAGCAACACGAAGAGACCGCTCCCTGCATGTCGCCGCGTCGACACCGCGGACTACGAGTGGTCATTCATGATAGCTTCCCCAGCGATGGCGCCGAGAAGCATCGGAGCCGTGCAGCGGGGAAGCTCGTGCTCCTTCCGGATTCGCTGCAAGAGCTGATGAAAGTCGCCGAGGCGAAGTTCGGGAAGGCGGCGAGGCGGGTGCTCACCGTCGACGGCGCCGAGGTCGACGACGTTGCCGTGCTAAGGGACGGAGACCACCTGGTGTTGTCGTGGTAG
- the LOC8069803 gene encoding uncharacterized protein LOC8069803 → MVESSGHRSATAPTAVGFFRVPGLFVRLSSSKGGGVSNAVDADSVWSPTSPLDLKNHLRSSPPRVGLGLVDALTADDETGCSMHFGGRSSFLDSIKPFLDLALPKAAAAPVCGNKAAAAAPASSAGGVAARVDEVNEYPYADCEEYTCVISRGANPRTTHFLAGETVEAVRRGGDVGGRCREVIFSIEPFSDQLLPSTSSSSAAATASVASGRCCCCMKRLQENKDIFIYLGEKAFCSSECRKGYIEEADEEVMMILDPARNL, encoded by the exons ATGGTGGAATCCAGTGGCCACCGGAGCGCCACCGCCCCCACGGCCGTCGGGTTCTTCCGTGTCCCGGGCCTGTTCGTGAGGCTGAGCAGCAGCAAGGGGGGAGGAGTGAGCAATGCCGTGGACGCCGACTCGGTCTGGAGCCCGACCTCCCCGCTGGACTTGAAGAACCACCTCCGGTCCAGCCCGCCGAGGGTCGGCCTCGGCCTCGTCGACGCCCTCACCGCCGACGACGAGACCGGTTGTTCCATGCACTTCGGCGGCAGGAGCTCGTTCCTCGACTCCATCAAGCCGTTCCTCGACCTGGCGCTGcccaaggcggcggcggcgccggtgtGCGGGAACaaggcggctgctgctgcccctgCGTCGTCGGCCGGCGGCGTCGCCGCAAGGGTGGATGAGGTGAACGAGTACCCGTACGCCGACTGTGAGGAGTACACTTGCGTCATCTCGCGCGGGGCCAACCCGAGGACCACGCACTTCCTCGCCGGCGAGACGGTGGAGGCGGTGCGCAGGGGCGGCGACGTAGGTGGCCGCTGCAGGGAGGTGATTTTCAGCATTGAGCCGTTCAGCGACCAGCTGCTGCCGTCCACGtcctcgtcgtcggcggcggcaaCCGCTAGCGTCGCGTCCGGcaggtgctgctgctgcatgaAGAGGCTGCAGGAGAACAAGGACATCTTCATCTACCT GGGAGAGAAGGCTTTCTGCAGCAGCGAGTGCAGGAAGGGGTACATCGAGGAGGCGGACGAGGAGGTCATGATGATTCTGGATCCTGCTCGAAATCTTTGA
- the LOC8059188 gene encoding trihelix transcription factor ASIL2, producing MSDDAAAAASPSPSTSPSPSSASSSGASPSPSSPRTKRRRTDRYALGFEFAPRLAPYELPEDPLSDKPKRSGPKWTERSTFALLDAWGDSFVRAGRSIIRADEWLEVARRVCAAADRPAGYFSDSQCRNRVDTLRKKFKKERERARLANRRSGLSPSKWVYYDKMVSILCPSPLPLPLPAPPPPPPQLPLQLLPLAAKRRRDRQPSRCFQWGMKAPERLLGGGGDVVGPRVSGSGAELGEREPQKNNAVELNRNGFVALTESIQKFEEVFARMERSKRQQMLEVEQMRRDLHRDLDAKWREILEKAQVEIARLSNEDGDEGDSDEDGDVGDDKRLEDDGAEQNNGAMDASP from the coding sequence ATGAGCGACGACGCGGCGGCCGCCGCGTCCCCCTCGCCGTCGACCTCCCCCTCTCCATCCTCTGCTTCCTCATCAGGCGCCTCCCCGTCGCCTTCCTCCCCGCGCACCAAGCGCCGCCGCACCGACCGGTACGCTCTCGGTTTCGAGTTCGCCCCGCGACTCGCGCCCTACGAGCTCCCTGAGGATCCGCTCTCCGACAAGCCCAAGCGCTCGGGGCCCAAGTGGACGGAGCGCTCCACCTTCGCCCTCCTCGACGCCTGGGGCGACAGCTTCGTCCGCGCGGGGCGTAGCATCATCCGCGCCGACGAGTGGCTCGAGGTCGCTCGCCGCGTGTGCGCCGCCGCGGACCGTCCCGCGGGGTACTTCTCCGATTCGCAGTGCCGCAACCGAGTGGACACGCTTAGGAAGAAGTttaagaaggagagggagagagcgcGTCTTGCCAATCgccgttccggactctccccATCCAAATGGGTCTACTACGACAAGATGGTGTCAATTCTGTGCCCGTCCCCACTGCCGCTGCCGCTCCCGgccccgcctccgcctccgccgcaaCTGCCTCTCCAGTTGTTGCCTCTGGCCGCAAAGCGCCGCCGTGATAGGCAGCCATCGCGGTGCTTTCAGTGGGGGATGAAAGCTCCTGAGCGTCTTCTTGGTGGTGGCGGGGACGTCGTAGGTCCCAGGGTTTCAGGGTCTGGTGCGGAATTGGGTGAACGTGAACCGCAGAAAAATAATGCTGTTGAATTGAATCGGAATGGGTTCGTGGCTCTCACAGAGTCAATTCAGAAGTTTGAGGAGGTTTTTGCGAGGATGGAGCGTAGCAAGAGGCAGCAAATGTTGGAGGTGGAGCAAATGAGGAGGGATTTGCATAGGGACCTTGATGCAAAGTGGAGGGAGATTTTGGAGAAGGCGCAAGTGGAGATTGCTCGTCTCAGTAATGAGGATGGGGATGAGGGTGATTCGGACGAAGATGGGGATGTTGGTGATGATAAGAGATTGGAGGATGATGGCGCTGAGCAAAACAATGGTGCCATGGATGCTTCTCCTTAG
- the LOC110433580 gene encoding E3 ubiquitin-protein ligase MIEL1-like, whose translation MGALDLHLEFASAQHGQAKLNVEEYAKGSLLSDGNYNTEKINGSNPDEYEKFQKGIMQYGCPHYRRRCRIRAPCCNEVFDCRHCHNETKNSIKIDKMKRHELPRHEVQQVVCSLCGTEQEVQQVCINCGVCMGKYFCGLCKLFDDDVSKQQYHCNGCGICRIGGRENFFHCSKCGCCYSIALKNSHACVEGAMHHDCPICFEYLFESTNDVSVLPCGHTIHVKCLKEMEEHCQFACPLCSKSVCDMSKAWERLDMELATLSDSCDDKMVRILCNDCGAISDVQFHLIAHKCQNCKSYNTRQI comes from the exons ATGGGCGCCTTGGACCTACACCTTGAGTTTGCTTCTGCTCAACATGGACAAGCCAAGCTAAATGTGGAGGAATATGCCAAGGGCTCTTTGCTGTCTGATGGAAACTACAATACAGAGAAGATCAATGGTTCAAATCCTGATGAGTATGAGAAATTTCAGAAAGGGATAATGCAGTATGG GTGTCCACATTATAGAAGGAGATGCCGCATAAGAGCTCCTTGCTGCAATGAAGTTTTTGATTGCCGACACTGCCACAATGAAACTAAG AATTCCATTAAAATTGATAAAATGAAGAGGCATGAACTTCCACGCCATGAAGTGCAGCAG GTTGTATGCTCATTGTGTGGCACTGAACAGGAG GTACAACAAGTATGCATCAATTGTGGTGTTTGCATGGGGAAGTACTTCTGTGGATTGTGCAAACTCTTTGACGATGAT GTCTCTAAACAGCAGTATCACTGCAACGGATGTGGAATATGCAG AATTGGAGGGAGGGAGAATTTCTTCCACTGTTCAAAATGCG GATGTTGCTATTCAATTGCTCTGAAGAATAGTCATGCATGTGTTGAAGGGGCGATGCATCATGACTGTCCAATCTGCTTTGAG TACTTGTTCGAGTCGACGAATGATGTTTCTGTCCTGCCTTGTGGTCATACCATTCATGTAAAGTGCCTCAAAGAAATGGAGGAGCACTGCCA GTTTGCATGCCCCCTTTGCTCCAAGTCGGTTTGTGACATGTCGAAGGCATGGGAGAGACTCGACATGGAGCTGGCAACTCTGTCTGACTCCTGTGATGATAAAATG GTCCGCATATTATGCAACGACTGCGGGGCTATATCAGATGTGCAGTTCCATTTGATTGCGCACAAGTGCCAGAATTGCAAGTCATACAACACCCGCCAGATCTGA